A genomic region of Longimicrobiaceae bacterium contains the following coding sequences:
- a CDS encoding bifunctional adenosylcobinamide kinase/adenosylcobinamide-phosphate guanylyltransferase: AEAVRAASTPVVLVDCLTVLASNALLAAEAAGEEAALAAVLAEAEALREAALAREGTTLVVTNEVGMGVHPPTTLGRWYRDALGRANALLAAAADEVVLMVSGIPVRIR, translated from the coding sequence GCGGAGGCCGTCCGCGCGGCCTCGACGCCCGTGGTGCTGGTGGACTGCCTCACCGTGCTCGCCTCCAACGCGCTGCTGGCCGCCGAGGCCGCCGGGGAGGAGGCCGCCCTCGCCGCCGTGCTCGCGGAAGCCGAGGCGCTGCGCGAAGCCGCCCTGGCACGCGAGGGGACCACGCTGGTGGTGACCAACGAGGTGGGGATGGGCGTGCACCCGCCGACCACCCTGGGCCGCTGGTACCGCGACGCCCTGGGCCGCGCCAACGCGCTGCTCGCCGCCGCCGCCGACGAGGTAGTGTTGATGGTGAGCGGCATCCCGGTGCGGATCCGGTAA